One genomic segment of Candidatus Eremiobacterota bacterium includes these proteins:
- a CDS encoding cysteine desulfurase family protein, which translates to MIYLDYNATTPVEQEVRDAMLPWLGDQFGNPSSSHILGTAAKKAVEQAREQVAQLVDCMPSEIVFTSGGTESNNHAIRGLVFAARSRGNHIITSAIEHPAVLEVCKYLETQGSEISYLHVDANGLVCLASLKRLITSRTILVTIMHANNEVGTVEPLEEISAIARERGVTVHTDAAQSIGKIPVSVKSLGVDMLSMAGHKLYAPKGVGALYVREGIELEKLMFGAGHERGRRAGTEAVPSIVALGKACEIALKAREDKEQHFKKMRDLLEGKLQECFKGIVLNGHRDRRLPNTLNVSIPGVDASSLVAKVGAHLALSAGAACHSGSTEISYVLKAMGKTEAEGRSALRFSTGRMTTESDIAGAVEIIRSAIK; encoded by the coding sequence ATGATATACCTGGACTATAATGCCACTACCCCTGTGGAGCAGGAGGTGAGGGATGCCATGCTGCCCTGGCTGGGGGACCAGTTCGGTAACCCCTCGAGCTCTCACATATTGGGAACAGCGGCAAAAAAAGCTGTCGAGCAGGCCCGGGAGCAGGTGGCGCAGCTTGTGGACTGCATGCCCTCCGAGATCGTCTTCACGAGCGGCGGCACCGAGTCAAACAATCATGCCATTCGAGGCCTCGTTTTTGCCGCGAGGAGCAGGGGCAACCACATCATTACGAGCGCCATAGAGCATCCCGCAGTGCTGGAAGTCTGTAAATACCTGGAAACTCAGGGATCCGAGATATCATACCTTCATGTCGATGCAAATGGCCTTGTCTGCCTGGCGAGCCTTAAAAGGCTCATCACCTCCCGCACCATTCTCGTAACGATCATGCATGCGAACAACGAAGTGGGAACTGTCGAGCCCCTCGAGGAAATCTCGGCGATTGCACGGGAGCGGGGTGTGACGGTGCATACCGATGCGGCCCAGTCAATCGGCAAAATCCCCGTTTCTGTGAAATCCCTGGGGGTAGATATGCTTTCCATGGCAGGCCACAAGCTCTATGCCCCCAAGGGAGTGGGCGCTCTCTATGTCAGGGAAGGCATTGAGCTTGAAAAACTCATGTTCGGCGCAGGCCATGAGAGGGGAAGGCGGGCAGGGACTGAGGCAGTCCCCTCCATTGTGGCCCTCGGGAAAGCATGTGAGATCGCTCTCAAAGCGAGAGAAGACAAAGAGCAGCATTTTAAGAAGATGAGAGACCTTCTTGAGGGAAAGCTTCAGGAATGCTTTAAAGGCATAGTCCTCAACGGCCATCGCGACAGGAGGCTCCCCAACACTCTCAATGTCTCAATCCCGGGAGTCGATGCATCATCTCTCGTGGCAAAAGTCGGCGCTCACCTGGCTCTCTCGGCAGGGGCCGCCTGCCATTCCGGAAGCACCGAGATTTCCTACGTGCTGAAAGCGATGGGAAAGACTGAAGCAGAAGGGCGCTCGGCCCTCCGCTTCTCGACAGGGCGCATGACCACCGAGTCTGATATCGCAGGGGCCGTCGAAATCATAAGAAGCGCGATAAAATAG
- a CDS encoding AAA family ATPase, with protein MYSRIIKAPRNKSFFLFGPRGTGKTTWVKEAYPGALYLDLLEAGLYNDLLAYPQRLENLIPPGFEGWIIIDEVQKIPELLDEVHRLIEKHKYKFILTGSSARKIKQKGPKVNLLAGRALSLSMDPLTVSELGPDFNLNHSLRYGHLPSACTEADPEAYLESYVKTYLKEEVLQEGLTRSLGPFSRFLEAASFSQGSPLNISSVARECSVQRKAAENYFTILEDLLIGYRVPVFTRRAERRLTHHPKFYFFDVGVYRTIRPMGPLDQPHEAEGIAFETLLFQELNAVNSALSLGYSLFYWRTSNQAEVDFVLYGTRGFFAFEVKRTGKVTDRMLSGLKSFLKEYPQAKGYFVYGGTRRFYQDSVEIIPMDEILRALPGILTS; from the coding sequence ATGTATTCCAGAATAATTAAAGCACCCCGGAACAAGAGCTTTTTCCTCTTTGGACCCCGCGGCACGGGCAAGACGACATGGGTGAAAGAAGCCTACCCCGGCGCCCTCTATCTTGATCTGCTGGAGGCGGGGCTTTACAACGATCTCCTGGCCTACCCTCAGAGACTGGAGAATCTTATTCCCCCAGGCTTTGAAGGATGGATAATCATAGATGAAGTGCAGAAAATACCCGAGCTTCTGGACGAAGTGCACCGGCTCATCGAAAAGCACAAGTACAAATTCATTCTCACCGGCTCTTCAGCGAGGAAAATAAAGCAAAAAGGGCCAAAGGTAAACCTGCTGGCAGGGCGGGCCCTGAGTCTCTCCATGGATCCCCTGACCGTTTCGGAATTGGGACCCGATTTTAACTTGAATCATTCACTGCGATACGGTCATCTGCCATCTGCCTGTACCGAGGCCGATCCTGAAGCATATCTTGAGAGCTATGTGAAGACCTATCTCAAAGAGGAGGTTCTCCAGGAGGGATTAACCAGAAGCCTGGGGCCCTTTTCAAGGTTTCTGGAAGCCGCAAGCTTCTCCCAGGGCTCACCTCTCAACATTTCTTCTGTGGCGCGGGAGTGCTCTGTCCAGCGCAAAGCAGCGGAAAACTACTTTACCATTCTGGAGGACCTCCTTATCGGTTACAGGGTCCCTGTGTTCACCAGGAGAGCAGAAAGACGGCTCACTCACCATCCAAAATTCTATTTTTTTGATGTGGGAGTATATCGCACCATAAGGCCCATGGGCCCCCTCGATCAGCCCCATGAAGCTGAAGGCATTGCTTTTGAAACACTCCTTTTTCAGGAGCTGAATGCAGTGAATTCAGCTCTGAGCCTGGGTTATTCTCTCTTTTACTGGAGAACCTCGAACCAGGCGGAAGTGGATTTTGTGCTCTACGGAACCAGAGGGTTTTTCGCCTTTGAAGTGAAGAGGACAGGGAAAGTGACGGACCGCATGCTGAGCGGATTGAAATCCTTTCTGAAAGAATACCCCCAGGCCAAAGGATATTTCGTTTACGGGGGAACGCGGCGCTTTTATCAGGACTCAGTTGAGATTATCCCCATGGATGAGATCCTGAGAGCGCTGCCCGGCATTCTCACCTCCTGA